The following are encoded together in the Streptomyces flavofungini genome:
- a CDS encoding MFS transporter has translation MAVVGDLRVLLRLRDFRRLLAVRLVSQGADGVFQVALAAYVVFSPEKETSAAAIASAMAVLLLPYSLVGPFAGVLLDRWRRRQVLLYGNLLRAALACVTAVLILSDTPDWLFYASALCVTAVNRFVLAGLSAALPRVVDADRLVMANSLSPTAGTLAATAGGGLAFAVRIVAADSDAAVVLLGAALYLCAALASLRISRELLGPDPELVQPHLRTALAGTARGLLAGVRHLAERRPAAHALVSMTLMRFCFGALTVMVLMLCRYAWGSTEDEGLALLGVAVGISGAGFFAAALVTPWAAGRFGPRGWLVLCAAAAAVLEPALGLAFAPVPMFVAAFVLGLTTQGAKIATDTVVQAAVDDGFRGRIFSLYDVLFNISFVGAAGVAALMLPPDGKSTLLVVTVAVIYSAIAVAMASFDDQ, from the coding sequence ATGGCTGTCGTCGGTGACCTGCGCGTTCTCCTGCGGCTGCGGGATTTCCGCCGTCTGCTGGCCGTGCGGCTCGTCTCCCAGGGCGCGGACGGCGTCTTCCAGGTCGCGCTCGCCGCGTACGTGGTCTTCTCGCCGGAGAAGGAGACCTCCGCCGCGGCGATCGCCTCCGCGATGGCGGTGCTCCTCCTGCCGTACTCCCTCGTCGGCCCGTTCGCGGGCGTCCTGCTCGACCGCTGGCGACGACGCCAGGTCCTGCTGTACGGCAATCTGCTGCGCGCCGCCCTCGCTTGCGTCACCGCCGTACTGATCCTCAGTGACACCCCGGACTGGCTGTTCTACGCCTCCGCCCTCTGCGTCACGGCCGTCAACCGCTTCGTCCTGGCCGGGCTCTCGGCGGCGCTGCCACGCGTGGTGGACGCCGACCGGCTGGTCATGGCCAACTCCCTCTCCCCGACCGCCGGCACGCTCGCGGCCACCGCGGGCGGCGGTCTCGCCTTCGCGGTACGCATCGTGGCCGCGGACTCGGACGCGGCCGTGGTCCTTCTGGGCGCCGCGCTCTATCTGTGCGCCGCGCTCGCCTCCCTGCGGATCTCCCGCGAACTCCTCGGTCCCGATCCGGAGTTGGTGCAGCCGCACCTGCGCACGGCGCTCGCCGGCACCGCACGCGGTCTTCTCGCAGGCGTACGCCATCTCGCCGAGCGCCGTCCTGCCGCGCACGCTCTGGTGTCGATGACGCTGATGCGGTTCTGCTTCGGCGCGCTCACGGTCATGGTGCTGATGCTGTGCCGGTACGCGTGGGGGTCGACGGAGGACGAAGGGCTCGCGCTGCTCGGGGTCGCCGTGGGGATCTCCGGTGCGGGGTTCTTCGCGGCGGCCCTGGTGACGCCGTGGGCCGCGGGCCGGTTCGGGCCGCGCGGCTGGCTGGTGCTCTGCGCCGCCGCTGCGGCCGTCCTGGAGCCCGCGCTCGGCCTGGCCTTCGCCCCGGTTCCGATGTTCGTCGCCGCCTTCGTCCTGGGGCTGACCACCCAGGGCGCGAAGATCGCCACGGACACGGTCGTCCAGGCCGCTGTGGACGACGGTTTCCGAGGCCGGATCTTCTCCCTCTACGACGTCCTCTTCAACATCTCCTTCGTCGGCGCGGCAGGCGTGGCCGCCCTGATGCTGCCCCCGGACGGAAAATCGACCCTCTTGGTTGTCACGGTGGCCGTGATTTACTCGGCGATTGCTGTGGCTATGGCCAGTTTTGACGACCAGTAA